Below is a genomic region from Helianthus annuus cultivar XRQ/B chromosome 2, HanXRQr2.0-SUNRISE, whole genome shotgun sequence.
TTGTAATCACAAAATAACTTCCTCCATTAAGATTTTGCGTTACGCTTCTTCCTCTCATTTGGTAATCACCTCTCTTCAAACAATTTCATTTCTTTTCATGTTTTGTGATTACAATTTGTTTTGatgataaaaaacaaataaaactaaTTAATTTTTAAGTAAACGGGTCGAAATTTCCACCTCTTTGATGGAAATATGGAATGCACTCAAGTTGGTCTTTATTGCATATCTGTTGGATATAGTAGAAGATGGTGAATACTGAGAATGAAAGGGACTTCCAACAATTCTTGAATAATGTCCGGTATAGGCATATCAAATTTTATTTTGTCAACTTTTCATTTACATTTTTTATGGAACAAACAAAATTTTCTTTTGATAGTGGTGGCAATAGTTTTAGAGGAGATATTTAGTAACTTATGATGTAATTTTCACTTTTAGTTTGATGTATTTGAAGTTTTCCTTTAAGTTTTTTTGGTTTGAAATAAATTTTTGTAAATTGTATTGACTACATTATTGTGTCTTATATTGACTACTTTATTATGTTGAAGTTGGTATGCTAAGTAATTATACCGGCTGTTTCAATAGCCACatgttatttattttaaaatcaaAGATTATATCCTCAAACAGTAAATCAATAATCACGTGTCCTAATTTATTTAGGATTATTAGTGAATGTTCTcacaaatttttaaaaaaataagcggttatatttaaaaaaatatacatggttaataactaataaaataaaacaacCCGTGGGTGCCCCGGGTTATAATAACCTATCCTTTATATATACAAAAGAAAGCATTACATATGCTCATcttgcttttgtatgtttttatggcTCCTTACAACTAGAATACTTTAAGAAACCGAATTAAAAATTTGTGGTGGAGATGAGGGAAAGAGAATATTTTAGAGGTTAAAAATgttatttatatacttttatgtattgtaaattaaattttcctacccggaaagtttccgggttataacctagtattacATAGATTAGATATGATCGGAAATCTTTTCAGTTAATCCAGGAGCTTTTCGAACATTGAACCCTTTAAAcatctttcaagcatttcatacttttcttcaacattcttaACTTTTCACTCAAAAATCGTTAGAATCTGGACTTGTTCGGGttctctactcattctctagtaaAGACCCGGGCTGAGAATGGATTTCTAACGAAGAGAAACGATTCACTGATTGAACAAGAAGCTCCGTCAAAGAACAGTTTAGGctgatcgaacggggtgattcccgtccGATCGGATGAGTTGGACTTGATGTGACTTTCGTTGTTTAACACATCATCATACCGTCTCCGTCAAATTGCAAACTCTAAAACTTTAACGGATTTTCAAACAAAACAGTTACCCCAATCGAAGGGCCATCCGATCGGAGGACCCTCTGATTGAATGACCATTCGATAGGTGACATGtttcttcaacacttaaccaatTTTGCAAATCAAGGAATGTCAGGTTCCCTAATCGAACGGTCAACCGATCGGaggaccatccgatcgaacgactatcATGAAGGGAGACTTGCTCCTTGTAACACAACGAATTGCCATTACTTAATTGATAACTGATGTTTGGTTGGAGTTGTTAAACCCATCCGTCTTGAATCAATCGACCGGGTCAAAACTTAAACAAGCTTATAAAAACACACCCAACTCATAACATGTTGCATAGCATAGAATGCAATaataaaaaacactaaaaattgaTGAATGTGTGAAAGATGTAACAAAAATCTCAATCACAGCAATCAGGCTTATGTTCTTTCTGCAACTTTTCCCACAAACACAAAACCATTCTCGGATTCTGGTAATGGGCAAGTATGTAATTTGGCTCACACCCGGAGTTGTGAAACCTCTCATCGTTTACGTATTGAACTTCACGAATCTGTTTCTTGAACTGTTGGATCCAAATCCCCACAGCAACATCTTCTAGTTTGAAAAGCTGAACACATGCATACATATATTTATAAGGGTTAAtatcattaaaaaaataaataaataaagagtaAACTTCTATTTTGCTCCCTGtagtttggtcgttttaacggttttgccccagtCCGTTAAAAATGGCCATTTTACTCCATGATCTATGAAGCTCATCACGATTTCACTCCCTGCCCCAAACGACATCCATTTTAAACGTTAAAAAGTGACACGTGCATAACACATGATGGGCAATTTTGACCATAACTAGACCAAAACCTAGACTGAAACATGACAGTATTTAACATTTAAAATAGATTCCGTTTGGGGCGAGGAGTGAAATTGTGATTGgcttcatagatcagggagtaaaatggctatttttaaaggaatggggcaaaaccgttaaaacgacaaaaccacagggagcaaaatggaagtttactcataattcataaataaataaaaacctaACATATTTTCTTAAAAAGAGTCTCTCAACATAATATTTTGGCATAATAAAGTCCATAAAatacacaaaaacacaaaaaagtcTCGGTAACCAAATTTTGTTATATTTAGGTCTACTTGTGtaaataatatttaaaataatGACATGTTACACCTTAAATTGGTCAAAACTTGATGAGGTGGCATTAACCTTTTTTGCACAAAAAAAGATTATATGATCTTATTTGACCAATTTAAGGTGTAATGAGTCATCTGGCCAAAGCCGAAGAAACTGAAACATCTTACCTTCAAATTTCTTTGTTGATGACCTTGGACAATAAACTTCGCGATATCTCGGGAAATCACGTAACCTGGACCGTGTGCCCATGGTGGGTATGAATCTTCTGGCCATTCCTGCCCAAAGAAGCGAAAAATAAACATAACGACATTCATGCATCTTTAAGGGCGACTGGGCGAGCATGTGAAGTAGAGAAATACCTCTGTACTAATATACCATTTGTTGTCTTTGTCCCGTTGTGGTTTAGAGTCGAGGGATACTTGACCGTACAAGAGCCCGTCGGGATTCTTGGTCTTGAGGCTAGCAAGGATTTCATCCACTCTCACAAAAGCATCATCGTCGGTTTTCATTATGTATTTTGCAGGCAAGATCTTCGTCTgcaaataacaaaataataaatcaagtttttttttttcatatgttAATGGCTACTTTTCGTATTAGAGAGTTACATAATACATACCCCCATAATGCATATTGCAATGGTCTTCAAAGTTAGTAGACTATAGTAATCTACAAAAGGCATCAACTGAACATCTTCATAAGCTTGGGCTTCTTTCCACAACTCATAGTTAACTTGCTTGTTCTTGTGCTGCAATTTGAAAATAAACAAATCAAAGAATGACCCAATGAAAACAATTTCTACCTAAATATGACAAATATGCTAAATACAAAAAAAAGGTAAAtagccattttcgtccttgaggtttggccaattttgcgacttttgtccaaaggtttgtttttccgcatctgaatcCAAAAGGTTTATAAAATATTGCTATTTTCATCCGGcacattaactccatccatttttcttcgttGAGTCGGGGGGGTATTTCCGTCtattttgttaacttaaagggcaattcgatcTTATTCACTCAATGTAAACTCGCTGGAGATGTGTGAAAAATACCGAATtgccttttaagttaacaaaaaagacagaaatacccctgacttaatagAGAAGAATGGATGGGGTTAACGAGCctaatgaaaatggcaagatttcaaaccttttggatccaaatgctaaaaaaaacaaaggcgcaaaactggccaaacctcaaggacgaaaatggcagtttactccaaaaaaaacaagtttcagaaAATTTTATAGGACATAAAAGATTACGATGTGTTACTTACAAGACCAATAAAAAAACGGACAGCAACCACCCCGGAACGAACGGCATCATATTGCATCCAAGATCTCCTCAAAGCCATACGGCGCTTAAAATTATTTCCAGAAGAGAAAACCCCGATGAGTAGTAAGAGCCTCTTGCTTTGTTTAGGTATCAATGGAGCTTTGAGGGATTCAACATTCATAACCATGTCAATGTCTTCCGACACTGGCAAGCCTGTAGCTAATGTGGATATGATACGCAAGCCGCCTTTCACTCTCACCCCGCTCACCAACCATGGTTCAAGTTTCTGCACCACATTACTAGGTGAGCCACATAACCGAATTAACGGCAAAAAAACCGAACTAATGTCAAAACACATAAcatacaattgttagtgttttgcaagttccAAAAGCTTAATTTGTTAATTGGatgtatactgaattgttagtgttaaattgctatatatataaattctacaAGATaataaaattaccgatatctcactGCGATAACCTATATCTGGAATAtcagtccttgaccgatatccatTTTTGTACCACATTAACTGCTTAGCATGAAACATTATCTTATATTATATTAGGGTCTATAAACAAGAGTTTTGCATTCATAATGATGCTTTTGTATACAGTAAGATGGTttaatattttctaaaaatattttaaaTGTAAGAAAGTGTAAAAATCATCATACCTTACCTCTCTATACGCGAAAGATGTTTCATGCCTTCCATTTATGGTTGCATAAAATCCCTCTTTACCTGCCCAAATTGTTGCAGCGAACAAACTTCCATCCGAAAATGGAAAGTTTGAACCCATGTGATTATGATCTGAAACGTTCGATTTTTCTTCCGTTGAGGTTCTAGTAAGTTGCTCGTTGCATTTTACAAGCCCGTCAACTGCAATACAAGCATACATCCAAGAagtgaaactaaaaaaaaataaagagcaATAAAAAGAAGTTTTCAAAAAAAGCAACATAAGTTTAGATGGAAAAATTGGCGGGTCATAGGTCAAAACCGGTCATTTTTATATAGGAGTAACAAGTTGCCTTGGCCTTTTCCACTTTTTATTcagattttataaaaattttacaaataattatttattaaatatgTACAAAAATTACATTATTTCAAGAGATAATGTATGTGGAGGCAACAGATCGAGTATGGAACTTTTTCCATTAATAATGGGAAGTCTTAATGGAAAAAAGATAAACAAAACTGATATATTATGGAATGTGTATATATCCTAATGTTATGAATAAAGTGATACATGACGAAATTTATCATCACATTTCGGGCAACCGTCAACGTGTTTCCTGAACTGtgaatgtttttatttttaaagtaTGACGTTTAAGAGATATAACACAACGTAAACGAGTAAGAATTGCAAAGTTTAAGCAACACTAATAGCATCAGTTATGATAGAACATATAATTACACATTTTGGAATAGTATATATACCTTTTACATTGTTTGAAGACCCGTGATTGGGGCATCTTTCCTCTTTGCCCCATCCAGACTCATACGTCCACGTATTTTGAACAATAACCGGCTCCTTTGTGAAGTTATCTCCCGGTAAAACCACATTGTAATGCAAAACGACAGGTGGGTCCGTCTCATCTTTGCCTTGTGACCCCACAAACTCTATTTGAAACCCATCTTGATTCCCATCAGGGATAGCAATAAGCGTAACCGAAGAATCCACAATAAGCCCGCAAGGTATCGCAAGAATAACCGTATCATTGCTAGCAACCAAACTACTACCATTCACGGCACTAACCGAAAAACTACAATTCTTATCCATTGTACTATGATCGAATTTAGACACTCGCGTTTCATCAATTTCAGATTTTAGCACTTTCCATGCCGCAGCAGCTTCCTTAATTCCTTGAGCTGTTTCGGGCAGAGAATCGGATCTCGACAGTAAAAGACGCATTTGCCCCCACGCCAACAATGGCTTTAATTCCTCTCGTTTAAGCGTGTGAGTCGAGTTAAACAGGTAATCGAGTCCATCGACATCAACTAGGTGCGGTTTAATAGTTAAAGTTTCTAACTTTTCTCCTACGGGTTTACTAAAATTGGCGATTTTGTCGTCATCGGGATGAAAGAATTGATATGCAGATTGCTTTTGTGGTTGTTTTTGTTGTATAAAGCTATAGCTAAAAAGCAAAACACAAGTAAGCCCTATGATTAATACACCTCCAGTCCACTTCTTCATTGCGTAAATCACATTCTAAACCAAATGTTACATGAATCTTGAATCACTTCAACTAGTAAGTGTCACCGACAAAATAAAAGAACAAGAATTGTACCTTAAGTGTTCGTATTAGCAAAACAACCTATGAAGATAATAGGTTAAGAAGAAGAATACAGacaccaaacacacacaagaTGCAGACTTTATGCTTCTTATACAGTGTAAATTGTTAAACTAAAAGGGGTTTTGAAAATTGTAATGAATTGGAAGTTGGATCAAACTAATGGGTACCTTGGATCTAGGGTTTGTGTTTTAGTCAAATGAATCTTTTCACTTAGAACTTGAAAGAAACCTGTTACTCTGTCTCTCTCGTATGTCGGAAGATGGTCACagatcttcttcttttttctttttttttttatgtaaattagTAAATTACACTTTTAACCACTTATTTTTCCACTTGCCAGTCTTGGTACTTTCTTTATTTGGTGTGTTGGAATCAACTGGATCAAAAACGCAGCAACACAACGATTTTGTGAGAACTCCTCACGActcttttatatattaataaagaACAAAGCAAAACATCCAAGTAATTACATAACCTAacccatctatttatactaaactaattaCTTGCtaaacaaactatcctaaaccaATACCAACTCTAATACTTAATAACCAATTAATAAAGTAACTAGATAAACATAATACTTTAAACTAATAATTATCT
It encodes:
- the LOC110886815 gene encoding hydroxyproline O-galactosyltransferase GALT3 — encoded protein: MKKWTGGVLIIGLTCVLLFSYSFIQQKQPQKQSAYQFFHPDDDKIANFSKPVGEKLETLTIKPHLVDVDGLDYLFNSTHTLKREELKPLLAWGQMRLLLSRSDSLPETAQGIKEAAAAWKVLKSEIDETRVSKFDHSTMDKNCSFSVSAVNGSSLVASNDTVILAIPCGLIVDSSVTLIAIPDGNQDGFQIEFVGSQGKDETDPPVVLHYNVVLPGDNFTKEPVIVQNTWTYESGWGKEERCPNHGSSNNVKVDGLVKCNEQLTRTSTEEKSNVSDHNHMGSNFPFSDGSLFAATIWAGKEGFYATINGRHETSFAYREKLEPWLVSGVRVKGGLRIISTLATGLPVSEDIDMVMNVESLKAPLIPKQSKRLLLLIGVFSSGNNFKRRMALRRSWMQYDAVRSGVVAVRFFIGLHKNKQVNYELWKEAQAYEDVQLMPFVDYYSLLTLKTIAICIMGTKILPAKYIMKTDDDAFVRVDEILASLKTKNPDGLLYGQVSLDSKPQRDKDNKWYISTEEWPEDSYPPWAHGPGYVISRDIAKFIVQGHQQRNLKLFKLEDVAVGIWIQQFKKQIREVQYVNDERFHNSGCEPNYILAHYQNPRMVLCLWEKLQKEHKPDCCD